A genome region from Falco biarmicus isolate bFalBia1 chromosome 11, bFalBia1.pri, whole genome shotgun sequence includes the following:
- the LOC130157051 gene encoding basic proline-rich protein-like: MPGDPHGHLRARVQPAEARHPAALPRQENAGQRRLHPAPAAVAGVKFQPPSPDRRGGHRHRHREPEPPRHQDPNRHPDPPRPAAAPGPPRDQDSAGIPPAAGAAARPRVSTGSAPPPSLCGDSHRRRDRHRDPRRHSAPASTTCPPADPRDRRTGRRTRSPDGRTPPERGSLPRQPGHGAAGTDKRAPLGPSSALHGALRERCPTGTPRPAAGAQSPALTPRMQRAAVRGGGAGRGPSRQRLGRGGAGRRPTHPEPPRATGVPGVHVPRRRRSPASPPGLPARPRPAARSTPAGPPAAGLLTSAVSLPPSAGAVAGPGDMGAGWRAEPSPCESLRHRPGPSTSIPGLSSAPCKRAKSQGRLRSAPLHTCSPGRSRRPGHSPGSPPGPALAARRPPGPCLRRAGGCAPRAAPCPAICPERGLPGLI; encoded by the coding sequence TgcggggcagcggcggctccatcccgctcccgccgccgtCGCCGGTGTCAAATTCCAGCCGCCGTCACCTgaccggcggggcgggcacCGACACCGGCACCGGGAGCCCGAGCCGCCCCGGCACCAGGATCCCAACCGGCATCCCGacccgccccgccccgcagcgGCACCGGGACCGCCCCGGGACCAGGACAGCGCAGGGATCCCGCCGGCAGCAGGAGCCGCAGCCCGACCCCGCGTCAGCAccggctccgcgccgccgccgaGCCTCTGTGGAGACTCGCACCGCCGCCGGGACCGGCACCGGGACCCCCGGCGGCACTCGGCCCCCGCCAGCACCACCTGCCCGCCGGCCGACCCCCGGGACAGGCGGACGGGCAGACGGACACGCAGCCCGGACGGACGGACGCCCCCGGAGCGGGGCTCCCTGCCCCGACAGCCCGGTCACGGCGCTGCCGGGACGGACAAACGGGCACCCCTGGGCCCGAGTTCAGCCCTGCACGGAGCGCTCCGGGAGCGGTGCCCCACGGGGACCCCacgcccggcggcgggggcacAGAGCCCCGCGCTGACCCCTCGCATGCAGCGGGCCGCCGtacggggtgggggggcagggcgggggccGTCCCGGCAGCGCCtgggccgcggcggggctggccgGCGTCCCACGCACCCCGAGCCGCCGCGGGCCACCGGTGTGCCTGGCGTGCACGTCCCTCGCCGGAGGAGGAGTCCGGCCTCCCCGCCCGGCCTCCCagcccgcccgcgccccgcggcCAGGTCCACCCCGGCAGGGCCACCCGCCGCCGGGCTCCTTACCTCCGCcgtctccctgcctccctccgcCGGGGCCGTCGCAGGCCCCGGGGACATGGGGGCCGGCTggcgagccgagccgagcccgTGCGAGTCCTTACGTCACCGCCCAGGGCCCTCCACGTCCATCCCGGGGCTCTCGAGTGCTCCTTGCAAACGTGCCAAATCCCAGGGCCGCCTCCGCTCGGCCCCGCTTCACACGTGCTCCCCCGGCCGGAGCCGGCGGCCGGGGCACAGCCCAGGCTCCCCCCCGGGGCCAGCCCTCGCGGCCCGCCGGCCCCCCGGGCCCTGcctgcggcgggcgggcgggtgcgcgccccgggccgccccctgccccgccaTCTGCCCCGAGCGCGGCCTCCCCGGGCTTATATAA